AACGCATGCCCAGGCCGCCAACGACCGCAGCTTGCAGCTCGGCGCGATCGGCGCCGAGGAGTCAGCCCTGCTGGCGCAGTGCCTGAAACCGCTGGTCGCCGGGCTGGCCGAGCCCTACCGCGAGGCGATCGTCCGCACCGAGTACGAGGGTCTGACCCAGGCCGAGGCCGCTCGGCGGGCCGGCGTCTCCGTCCCTGGCATGAAGTCGCGGGTGCAACGCGCGCGCAGGCAGCTGGGGGACTTGCTGGGCGCGTGCTGCCGGGTCGAGCTCGACACGCGCAAGGCGGTCCGCTCCGTGGAGAAGCAGGGGCCCTGCCCCTGTTGAGGCTCAGCCGCAGCCGCCGCTGGGAGCACAGTCAGTCGGTGGGCAGCACGCCTGCAGGCTGGCCTGCAGGTCGCTCAGTGCTCTGCCGATCCTGGCCGGGTCGGCGCGGTAGTAGACCGTCTTCCACTCTCGCCGTGAGGTCAGCACGCCGCCGTCGCGCAGGGTCGCCAGGTGGGTGGAGGTGGCCGACTGCGCCAGCGACATGCGCTCGGCGACCTCGTTGACGGTCAGCTCGATCCCGCCGGAGAACAGCATGAGGATCTGCTGGCGGGTTTCGCTGGCCATGGCCTTGAGGAAGCCGCGCGCCGCGTCGGTCAGCTCGATGTCGCTCGCCATCTCCATAGGATGACTCTACTCCTTCATATTTTCATTTCCTGATATGAGGATATGATGCCGCGCATGGACACCATCGTCATTGGCGGCGGCCAGTCAGGCCTGGCCGCCGCCCGAGCGCTGCGCGACGCCGGACTCACGCCCGTCATCCTGGAGGCGGGCGAGCACCCCACCGGCTCCTGGGCCAACTACTACGACAGCCTCACCCTGTTCTCACCCGCCCGCTACAGCACGATGCCCGGCCAGCCCTTCGACGGCGACGGCGACCACTACCCGCACCGCGACGAGGTCGTCGACTACCTGCGGCGCTACGCCGACAGCCTGGACGTGGAGATCCGCACCGCCACCCGCGTCACCGCGGTGGAGGCCGACGGCGCGGGCGGCTTCCTGGTGCACATCGAAGGAGGCGACACCCTGCGCACGGCGGGCGTCGTGGCGGCCAGCGGCTCCTTCGGGGACCCGTATGTCCCCGAGGTGCCCGGACGGGAGAGCTTCACCGGACAGCTCTTGCACGCGGCCGACTATCGCAATCCGAAGCACTACGCCGGGCAGCGGGTCGTCGTCGTCGGCGCGGGCAACTCCGCCGTCCAGATCGCCTACGAACTGGCCGACAGCGCCACCGTCACCCTGGCCACCCGCCAGCCCATCCGGTTCATGCCTCAACTGGTCGGCGGCAAGGACATCCACTACTGGCACACCACCACCGGCTTCGACTCCCTGCCCCCGCAGTGGCTGGCCCGCATCGCCACCGGCACGCTCGTTCTAGACACCGGCGATTACGCCGCCGCCCTGGAGGCAGGCCGGATGGACCGGCAACCGATGTTCACCGGCTTCGACGGCGAGAACGTCATCTGGTCCGACGGCACGCCCGAGCGGGTCGACACGGTCATCTTCGCCACCGGCTACCGGCCGCACCTGAACTACCTGCAACCGCTCGGCGCCCTCGACGCCAGTGGTTTGCCGCTGCAGGCCGGCGGTCTGTCGACCACCCACCTGGGGCTCAGCTATGTGGGCCTGGAATTCCAGCGGTCGTTCGCCTCCAACACCTTGCGCGGGGTGCACCTCGACGCCGCCCACATCGCCGCCCCGATGGCCGCCTACGCCGGTGGCGCGCTGGCCGCATACGGCCTGTGACATGGGGTCTCCGCTGGTCACGCTAGGGCTCGTCCTGCTGCTGGTGGCGACCATGCTCACCATCGGCACCGCCCTCACGGTGGAGGGATTCACCGCCCTGCTGCGCCGCCCGCGTGCGCTGATGGCGGCCATCGCGGTGAACGTCGTCGTCGTACCGGCTGTCGCGGTGGCGCTGGTGAACGGCCTGGCGCTGGACGGGCCTGTCGCCTACGGGATCGTGCTCGCCGCAGCCGCGCCCGGCGGAGGCACCGGGACGCTGCTGGCGTACCACGCCCGCGGAGATCTGGCCCTGGGGGTGAGCTTGCAGGGTGCGCTCGCCGTCCTCGGCCTGCTCGCCGTACCCGCCTGGAGCCTGGCCGCGCCTTACGCGGGCGCGGCCATCGGCGGCGCGGCCACTGCCCAGGTGGTGGCCATGCTCGTCGCTCAGCTGATCCCGATCGCGGTGGGAATGTGGCTGCGCGCCCGGCGACCGATCCTGGCCGAACGGGTGCAGAAGCTCAGCCGCAAGGTGGCCGACGTGCTGCTGGTGACGATGACCGTCTACATCCTGGCCACCACCGCCACCCAGCTGGCCACCATCCCCGCCATCGGCTACGCCACCTTCGCCTTGCTGTCGCTGGTGTGCCTGGCCGCCTACGCCACTCCCGCCCTGGTCACCCCGGCCGCCCGGCGGGCGGTGGCGATGACCACCACCGTCCGCAACCTGTCCCTGGCGCTACTGGTCGCCGTGCTGTCGGCCGACGCCGCCCGAGTCAGCCTCACCGTGCTGGCTTACGCCCTGGTCATGTACGCCGTCGCCGCGCTCGCCCTCATCCCTTTGCGGAAGAGCGCTCTGCTGGAAAGGACTTCGCCCGATGCCTCACCTGTCTGACCCGGCCCTGTCCGACGCCGCCCTGCCGGTGGCTGTGATCGGCGCTGGGCCGGTCGGCTTGGCCGCAGCTGCTCACCTGGCCGAGCGCGGCCTGCCCTTCGTCGTCCTGGAATCCGGTCCCGTCGCAGGCTCCTCGGTACGCCAATGGGGGCACGTGCGCCTGTTCAGCCCGTGGCGCTACAACACCGATCCTGCCGCACGCCGCCTGCTGCAGGCCGGCGGCTGGGTCTCGCCGGACCCGGACGCGCTGCCCACCGGCGCCGAACTCGCCGAGCACTACCTGCAGCCGCTGGCCGAGCTCCCCCAGATCACCCCTCACGTGCGCTATGGCGCCCAGGTGAGTGCCATCAGCCGCTTGGACCTGGACCGGCTGCGCACCCCCGGCCGCGAAAGCGCCCCGTTCGTGCTGCGCCTGGAGGACGGCACCGAGGTGACCGCTCGCGCCGTGATCGACGCCTGCGGCACCTGGAAGACGCCCAACGTCTTGGGCGCCAACGGGCTGCCCGCTCACGGCGAACTCGACGCCGCCGCCTGGATCGACCACGCCCTGCCCGACGTCCTGGGCGCCGATCGTCGCCGCTACGCGGGTCGGCACACGGTGGTCGTCGGCGCCGGCCATTCCGCCGCCACCACCCTCCTGTCCTTGTCCGAGCTCGTGGAGCAGGAACCAGGCACTCGCGTGACGTGGGCAATCCGCACCGCTGATCCCGATCGCGCCTACGGCGGTGGGGACGAGGACGCTCTGCCTGCCAGAGGATCGCTCGGTTCAGGGCTGCGGCTCCTGGTCGACAAAAGCCTGGTCGAACTGGCCGCAGCCTTCAAGATCCGCTCCGTACGGCCACTGTCGGACCAGAATCGGGTCGAACTGCTGTCCTCGCGCGCGGACGGCTCGCTCTGGTCGATCACGGCCGACCGGGTCGTGGCGGCCACCGGCTACCGCCCCGACCACTCCATCGCCGCCGAACTCCGACTGGACAACGATCCGATTCTGGGCACCACCCGCCTGCTGTCCCCGCTCATCGACCCCAACGACCACTCCTGCGGCACGGTGCGGCCCCACGGCGTCGACGAGCTCACCCACCCTGAGCCCGGCTACTACGCCATCGGCGCCAAGAGCTATGGCCGTGCCCCGACCTTCCTCTTGGCCACCGGCTACGAGCAAGCCCGCTCCGTCGTCGCCGCGCTGGCCGACGACTGGGCCACGGCTCGCGAGGTTCACCTGGACCTGCCGGAAACCGGCGTGTGCTCGGCGACGCTCGGGGTGCGCTCGATCGCCGAAAGCTTCGGCCTGGCTCCGGACACTCCGGCCAAGCTGATCGCGGCCACCACCCGCCTGCTGCCCGAACACGCCACCGCCGCTGACGCCGTCATGGCGGCCGCCACCGAGCTCGGCATCGAGCCTGCGGCCGCGCTACGCCTGGCGGCCTTCACTGCCGAGCAGTTCGACGGCGCCCCGGCCTGACCAGCACAGCGGGGCTCTCAGCGGGGGAAGTGCGGATCGCGACCCGCCACCAGGCCACCGCGGGTGCCGTTGAGCAGCCAGCCGATGTAGATCGCCAGTTGCTGGGCTTCGGGGCCGGGTAGCAGCATGCAGTAGTTGAGGGCGTGGTTGAAGCGTTGCTGGCCGATCCAGCGCCTCTCCTCCACGAGGGTGCGCTGCATAACGGCGATCTGTCCTGCTGGTCCGCCGAAGGTCTGGAGCGAGATGCCGAACCAGGCGCGTACGGCCTGGCGAAACGGGATCATATCGTCGGATGAATGCGGGGCGCGTGTG
This window of the Nonomuraea africana genome carries:
- a CDS encoding sigma factor-like helix-turn-helix DNA-binding protein, translating into MDHHRRSATMARTHAQAANDRSLQLGAIGAEESALLAQCLKPLVAGLAEPYREAIVRTEYEGLTQAEAARRAGVSVPGMKSRVQRARRQLGDLLGACCRVELDTRKAVRSVEKQGPCPC
- a CDS encoding ArsR/SmtB family transcription factor, translated to MASDIELTDAARGFLKAMASETRQQILMLFSGGIELTVNEVAERMSLAQSATSTHLATLRDGGVLTSRREWKTVYYRADPARIGRALSDLQASLQACCPPTDCAPSGGCG
- a CDS encoding flavin-containing monooxygenase, with protein sequence MDTIVIGGGQSGLAAARALRDAGLTPVILEAGEHPTGSWANYYDSLTLFSPARYSTMPGQPFDGDGDHYPHRDEVVDYLRRYADSLDVEIRTATRVTAVEADGAGGFLVHIEGGDTLRTAGVVAASGSFGDPYVPEVPGRESFTGQLLHAADYRNPKHYAGQRVVVVGAGNSAVQIAYELADSATVTLATRQPIRFMPQLVGGKDIHYWHTTTGFDSLPPQWLARIATGTLVLDTGDYAAALEAGRMDRQPMFTGFDGENVIWSDGTPERVDTVIFATGYRPHLNYLQPLGALDASGLPLQAGGLSTTHLGLSYVGLEFQRSFASNTLRGVHLDAAHIAAPMAAYAGGALAAYGL
- a CDS encoding FAD-dependent oxidoreductase; amino-acid sequence: MPHLSDPALSDAALPVAVIGAGPVGLAAAAHLAERGLPFVVLESGPVAGSSVRQWGHVRLFSPWRYNTDPAARRLLQAGGWVSPDPDALPTGAELAEHYLQPLAELPQITPHVRYGAQVSAISRLDLDRLRTPGRESAPFVLRLEDGTEVTARAVIDACGTWKTPNVLGANGLPAHGELDAAAWIDHALPDVLGADRRRYAGRHTVVVGAGHSAATTLLSLSELVEQEPGTRVTWAIRTADPDRAYGGGDEDALPARGSLGSGLRLLVDKSLVELAAAFKIRSVRPLSDQNRVELLSSRADGSLWSITADRVVAATGYRPDHSIAAELRLDNDPILGTTRLLSPLIDPNDHSCGTVRPHGVDELTHPEPGYYAIGAKSYGRAPTFLLATGYEQARSVVAALADDWATAREVHLDLPETGVCSATLGVRSIAESFGLAPDTPAKLIAATTRLLPEHATAADAVMAAATELGIEPAAALRLAAFTAEQFDGAPA